From Streptomyces sp. NBC_00775, one genomic window encodes:
- a CDS encoding zf-HC2 domain-containing protein — MRSLERHRDVGAYALGVLDEAEAFRFEDHLMECRSCTAYVSEFRPAARQLMLYRRATPRSVHPFAAPGPRLLDRLLGEVATRHRSGRRRFLYAVAASVVFAAGGPAIAMVTAQGHQSAAVAATDAKTGVWAQVTAEDRDWGSEVEVKVKDAGGPRPCQLVVVGKDGSEQTVASWMVHSHDGKAISVRGGAALRSEEISRFEVRTTDGKHLVTLKSR, encoded by the coding sequence ATGAGGTCCCTGGAACGGCATCGTGACGTCGGCGCCTACGCGCTCGGCGTGCTGGACGAGGCGGAGGCCTTCCGCTTCGAGGACCACCTCATGGAGTGCCGTAGCTGCACGGCGTACGTGAGTGAGTTCCGGCCCGCCGCACGGCAGTTGATGCTGTACCGGCGAGCCACACCGCGCTCCGTGCACCCCTTCGCCGCCCCCGGTCCCCGGCTGCTGGACCGGCTGCTCGGCGAGGTGGCGACACGGCACAGGAGCGGGCGCAGGCGCTTCCTGTACGCGGTGGCGGCCTCCGTGGTGTTCGCGGCGGGCGGGCCCGCGATCGCGATGGTCACCGCGCAGGGTCACCAGTCGGCCGCGGTGGCCGCGACAGACGCGAAGACCGGTGTATGGGCCCAGGTCACGGCCGAGGACCGGGACTGGGGCAGCGAGGTCGAGGTCAAGGTCAAGGACGCCGGGGGCCCTCGCCCCTGTCAGCTCGTCGTGGTCGGCAAGGACGGCTCGGAGCAGACGGTGGCGAGCTGGATGGTGCACTCGCACGACGGCAAGGCCATCAGCGTGCGGGGCGGCGCCGCGCTCCGGTCCGAGGAGATCAGCCGGTTCGAGGTGCGCACGACGGACGGCAAGCACCTGGTGACGCTCAAGTCCCGCTGA
- a CDS encoding sigma-70 family RNA polymerase sigma factor, with product MTAGTITITRGTTAEHELAALQREHGRPLFALLLRLSDGDRQRAEDLVQETFVRAWQHPEALRADDFDSVRPWLLTVGRRLAIDARRARQARPAEVGDAVLESARVCADHAERSAATLDVREAVKTLTPEHREVLVQVYFQGASVAEAAAALGIPPGTVKSRAYYALRALRRVLPGYAADLR from the coding sequence ATGACGGCCGGAACCATCACCATCACCCGCGGAACGACCGCCGAGCACGAGCTGGCCGCGCTGCAGCGCGAGCACGGCCGCCCCCTCTTCGCGCTGCTGCTGCGCCTGTCCGACGGCGACCGGCAACGCGCCGAGGACCTGGTGCAGGAGACCTTCGTACGCGCCTGGCAGCATCCCGAGGCGCTGCGTGCCGACGACTTCGACTCCGTACGCCCCTGGCTGCTCACCGTCGGACGGCGGCTCGCGATCGACGCGCGGCGGGCGCGCCAGGCACGGCCCGCGGAGGTCGGGGACGCGGTGCTGGAGAGTGCGCGTGTCTGCGCCGATCACGCCGAACGGTCCGCGGCGACGCTCGATGTACGGGAGGCTGTGAAGACTCTCACTCCCGAGCACCGTGAAGTCCTGGTGCAGGTGTACTTCCAGGGGGCGAGTGTGGCGGAAGCCGCCGCGGCGCTGGGAATTCCGCCCGGTACCGTGAAGTCCCGCGCGTACTACGCGCTCCGCGCCCTGCGCCGGGTTCTTCCAGGATATGCGGCCGACCTGCGGTGA
- a CDS encoding class F sortase — MSASELAEEEERQRKRAPWGVIALVLLTGLALIRNGSGEFDVGPPQPASAAAADSRTSGGTFSSVPAPLPYSVADRIRIPAIQVDAPVMPVGLDVDGWVGAPPPDNPNLAGWFTGAVSPGEKGTAVIVGHVDNMQGPAVFYGLGALKKGNRIEVPRKDGKTAVFEIYGIEVFAKSGFPGDRVYSSKGAPELRVITCGGGFSKQHGYDGNVVVFARLVEVR; from the coding sequence ATGTCTGCGTCCGAGCTGGCCGAAGAGGAGGAACGGCAGCGGAAGCGCGCCCCGTGGGGCGTGATAGCGCTTGTCCTGCTGACCGGCCTCGCACTCATCCGGAATGGTTCCGGTGAGTTCGACGTGGGCCCTCCGCAGCCCGCTTCGGCGGCGGCAGCAGACAGCCGCACCTCCGGTGGCACCTTCTCGAGCGTGCCGGCCCCGCTGCCGTACTCCGTGGCGGACCGGATCAGGATCCCGGCGATCCAGGTCGACGCCCCGGTCATGCCGGTGGGCCTGGACGTCGACGGATGGGTCGGGGCGCCGCCGCCGGACAACCCGAACCTCGCGGGCTGGTTCACCGGCGCGGTCTCGCCCGGCGAAAAGGGCACGGCCGTGATCGTGGGCCATGTCGACAACATGCAGGGCCCCGCCGTCTTCTACGGGCTCGGGGCGCTCAAGAAGGGGAACCGGATCGAGGTCCCGCGCAAGGACGGGAAGACCGCGGTGTTCGAGATCTACGGCATCGAGGTCTTCGCGAAGAGCGGTTTCCCCGGCGACCGCGTGTACAGCAGCAAGGGAGCTCCCGAATTGCGGGTCATCACCTGCGGGGGCGGTTTCTCCAAGCAGCACGGCTACGACGGAAACGTCGTCGTGTTCGCCCGCCTGGTCGAGGTTCGCTGA
- a CDS encoding universal stress protein — MTEQQGSHRFERGTDGPKVILVGVDGSDSSLRAAAYAGGLARRQHALLAVVYVQPVMAAGAALGVPVAETTDEIAEDLVQYIRDATERVKGIFEVRWEFHTFRGDPYNGLVTAADELKADAVVVGASEQAGHRIIGSVAIRLVKAGHWPVTVVP; from the coding sequence GTGACGGAACAGCAGGGCTCGCATCGCTTCGAGCGGGGCACGGACGGTCCCAAGGTCATCCTCGTCGGCGTGGACGGCTCCGACTCCTCGCTGCGCGCCGCGGCCTATGCCGGTGGCCTGGCCCGACGGCAGCACGCGCTGCTCGCCGTGGTCTACGTCCAGCCCGTGATGGCGGCGGGGGCGGCGCTCGGGGTGCCGGTCGCGGAGACGACCGACGAGATCGCCGAGGACCTGGTCCAGTACATCCGCGACGCGACCGAGCGGGTGAAGGGGATATTCGAGGTGCGCTGGGAGTTCCACACCTTCCGCGGCGACCCCTACAACGGACTGGTCACCGCGGCGGACGAGCTCAAGGCGGACGCCGTGGTGGTCGGCGCCTCCGAGCAGGCGGGACACCGGATCATCGGCTCGGTGGCGATCCGGCTGGTGAAGGCCGGGCACTGGCCGGTCACGGTCGTGCCGTAG
- the lysX gene encoding bifunctional lysylphosphatidylglycerol synthetase/lysine--tRNA ligase LysX, with amino-acid sequence MSATVEARAPKDATGPIRPSRGGFLSKVPEGFAAFFGALGLLCALLAFIEPLRRLLRPVVRFLDLLTVPVSANLAYAVFLFLLAGATAARKKVAWWLVVVYLGLLVLGDILGVALGLYGSSVPSLVVCLLALALLIVAREEFYAAHRRGAVWQALTVLLLGLAVAILVGWGLVELFPGTLPRGQRLLWAANRVCGGIVSGHSFDGRPPKALSFVLGLFGALALLNAATTLFRSQRLEAALHGDEESRIRALLQAYGADDSLGYFATRRDKAVVFSPSGKAAVTYRVEAGVCLASGDPVGDREAWPHAIGAWLDAARHYAWAPAVMGASEDGAKAFVRSGLGALQLGDEAILYVAGFDLEGRDMRVTRQAVNRVKRTGATCRIRRHSTLTDEEMEEIVGRADAWRDTETERGFSMALDRLGDPEDGDCLLVEAMTADGKLLALLSFVPWGLDGISLDLMRRDRSAPNGVMEFMVAELCAAAGKFGVRRISLNFAAFRSVFEEGARIGAGPVLRLWRRLLLFFSRWWQLEALYRSNAKYHPEWYPRFICYGETGALARIGLASGIAEGFVSVPSLRKLWGKGHARSGPRPAGTEGLPSLSALGLDGGDAAGAGDPTTGLPEQVRIRHQKLHRLRADGTDPYPVGIPPRTHALAEVREGAQVTVAGRVILVRDFGGIVFAVLRDWSGDRQLALTRQDSGAALDRFRKDIDIGDHITADGLAGVSDKGELTVFVTSWQLTGKCLRPLPDKRRGLADPEAKVRRRYLDLVSSPDARQVVRARSTAVQALRQGLLDRGYLEVETPMLQQIHGGANARPFTTHINAYDLNLYLRIAPELYLKRLCVGGLEKVFEMGRTFRNEGVSYKHNPEFTMLEAYQAFADYDVMLDLTRELIQGAATAAFGAPVARKDGTEYDISGLWPVKTVYGAISEALGEEADADTPLETLQRLCDRAGVPYTADDGRGDVVLEMYERLVEEKTRLPTFYKDFPTDVSPLTRQHRVDPRLAERWDLVAFGTELGTAYSELTDPVEQRRRLTAQSLLAAGGDPEAMELDEDFLDALEYAMPPTGGLGIGVDRLVMFLTGLTIRETLPFPLVRRR; translated from the coding sequence ATGAGTGCCACCGTGGAGGCCCGCGCACCGAAGGACGCCACAGGTCCGATACGGCCGTCCCGGGGCGGGTTCCTCAGCAAGGTGCCCGAGGGCTTCGCGGCCTTCTTCGGCGCCCTCGGACTGCTCTGCGCTCTGCTCGCCTTCATCGAGCCGCTGCGGCGGCTGCTGCGCCCCGTCGTGCGCTTCCTCGACCTGCTGACCGTCCCGGTCAGCGCCAACCTCGCGTACGCCGTCTTCCTCTTCCTGCTCGCCGGCGCGACCGCCGCCCGCAAGAAGGTCGCCTGGTGGCTGGTCGTCGTCTACCTGGGTCTCCTCGTCCTCGGCGACATCCTCGGCGTCGCGCTCGGCCTGTACGGCTCGTCGGTCCCGTCCCTCGTCGTCTGCCTGCTCGCGCTGGCGCTGCTGATCGTGGCCCGTGAGGAGTTCTACGCGGCCCACCGGCGCGGCGCCGTCTGGCAGGCCCTCACCGTGCTCCTCCTCGGGCTCGCCGTGGCCATCCTGGTCGGCTGGGGCCTGGTCGAGCTGTTCCCGGGCACGCTGCCGCGCGGCCAGCGGCTGTTGTGGGCGGCCAACCGGGTCTGCGGCGGCATCGTCTCCGGACACTCCTTCGACGGGCGCCCGCCGAAGGCCCTGTCCTTCGTCCTCGGCCTGTTCGGCGCCCTCGCCCTGCTCAACGCCGCCACCACGCTCTTCCGCTCGCAGCGCCTGGAGGCGGCCCTGCACGGCGACGAGGAGTCCCGCATCCGGGCGCTGCTCCAGGCGTACGGCGCCGACGACTCCCTCGGCTACTTCGCGACCCGCCGCGACAAGGCCGTCGTCTTCTCGCCCAGCGGCAAGGCCGCCGTCACCTACCGTGTCGAGGCCGGTGTCTGCCTCGCCAGCGGCGACCCCGTAGGCGACCGCGAGGCCTGGCCGCACGCCATCGGCGCCTGGCTCGACGCGGCCCGCCACTATGCCTGGGCGCCCGCCGTGATGGGTGCCTCGGAGGACGGCGCGAAGGCGTTCGTGCGCTCCGGGCTCGGCGCGCTCCAACTCGGCGACGAGGCGATCCTGTACGTCGCCGGCTTCGACCTGGAGGGCCGCGACATGCGTGTCACCCGCCAGGCCGTCAACCGGGTGAAGCGCACCGGTGCCACCTGCCGGATACGCCGCCACTCCACCCTCACCGACGAGGAGATGGAGGAGATCGTGGGCCGGGCCGACGCCTGGCGCGACACCGAGACCGAACGCGGCTTCTCGATGGCGCTCGACCGGCTCGGCGACCCCGAGGACGGGGACTGTCTCCTCGTCGAGGCGATGACCGCCGACGGCAAGCTCCTCGCGCTGCTCTCCTTCGTGCCCTGGGGCCTGGACGGCATCTCGCTCGACCTGATGCGCCGCGACCGCAGCGCCCCCAACGGGGTCATGGAGTTCATGGTCGCGGAGCTGTGCGCGGCCGCCGGGAAGTTCGGCGTACGGCGTATCTCCCTCAATTTCGCGGCCTTCCGCTCGGTCTTCGAGGAGGGCGCCCGCATCGGCGCGGGGCCGGTGCTCAGGCTCTGGCGCAGGCTGCTGCTGTTCTTCTCCCGGTGGTGGCAGCTGGAGGCCCTGTACCGGTCCAACGCCAAGTACCACCCCGAGTGGTACCCGCGCTTCATCTGTTACGGCGAGACCGGCGCCCTCGCTCGCATCGGCCTGGCGTCCGGCATCGCCGAGGGCTTCGTCTCCGTGCCCTCGCTGCGCAAGCTCTGGGGCAAGGGACACGCCAGGAGCGGACCCAGGCCCGCCGGCACCGAAGGCCTGCCGTCGCTGTCGGCCCTCGGGCTCGACGGAGGGGACGCGGCCGGGGCCGGAGATCCCACCACGGGCCTGCCCGAACAGGTCCGCATCCGGCACCAAAAACTCCACCGGCTGCGCGCCGACGGCACCGACCCCTACCCGGTGGGCATCCCCCCGCGCACCCACGCCCTCGCCGAGGTCCGCGAGGGCGCCCAGGTGACCGTCGCCGGGCGCGTCATCCTCGTACGCGACTTCGGCGGCATCGTCTTCGCCGTGCTGCGCGACTGGTCCGGGGACCGCCAGCTCGCCCTCACCCGCCAGGACTCCGGAGCCGCCCTCGACCGGTTCCGCAAGGACATCGACATCGGCGACCACATCACCGCCGACGGCCTCGCGGGCGTCAGCGACAAGGGCGAACTGACCGTCTTCGTCACGTCCTGGCAGCTCACCGGCAAATGCCTGCGCCCGCTGCCCGACAAGCGCCGGGGCCTCGCCGACCCCGAGGCGAAGGTGCGCCGCCGCTATCTCGACCTGGTCTCCAGCCCCGACGCCCGCCAGGTCGTCCGGGCCCGCTCCACGGCCGTACAGGCGCTGCGCCAGGGCCTGCTGGACCGCGGTTACCTGGAGGTCGAGACCCCGATGCTCCAGCAGATCCACGGCGGCGCCAACGCCCGGCCCTTCACCACCCACATCAACGCCTACGACCTGAACCTCTATCTGCGCATCGCACCCGAGCTCTACCTCAAGCGGCTGTGCGTCGGCGGCCTGGAGAAGGTCTTCGAGATGGGCCGCACCTTCCGCAACGAGGGCGTCTCCTACAAGCACAACCCCGAGTTCACGATGCTGGAGGCCTACCAGGCCTTCGCCGACTACGACGTCATGCTCGACCTCACCCGCGAACTCATCCAGGGCGCCGCGACCGCCGCCTTCGGCGCGCCCGTCGCACGCAAGGACGGCACCGAGTACGACATCTCCGGGCTCTGGCCCGTCAAGACGGTGTACGGCGCGATCTCCGAGGCCCTGGGGGAGGAGGCCGACGCCGATACGCCGCTGGAGACGCTGCAGCGGCTGTGCGACCGCGCGGGCGTGCCGTACACCGCCGACGACGGACGCGGCGACGTCGTACTGGAGATGTACGAACGACTGGTCGAGGAGAAGACCCGGCTGCCCACGTTCTACAAGGACTTCCCGACCGACGTCTCCCCGCTCACCCGGCAGCACCGCGTCGACCCGCGCCTCGCCGAGCGCTGGGACCTCGTCGCCTTCGGCACCGAACTGGGCACCGCCTACTCGGAGTTGACCGACCCCGTCGAGCAGCGCCGGCGGCTGACCGCGCAGTCGCTGCTCGCCGCCGGGGGAGACCCTGAGGCGATGGAGCTGGACGAGGACTTCCTCGACGCGCTGGAGTACGCGATGCCGCCCACCGGAGGGCTCGGCATCGGTGTCGACCGGCTGGTCATGTTCCTCACCGGGCTGACGATCCGTGAGACGTTGCCGTTCCCCTTGGTGCGCCGTCGCTGA
- a CDS encoding Fpg/Nei family DNA glycosylase → MPELPEVEALKDFLADHLVGREVVRVLPVAISVLKTYDPPVSAFEGREVTAVHRHGKFLDIEADGLHFVTHLARAGWLHWKDTLPDGPPRPGKGPLALRVALETGEGFDLTEAGTQKRLAVYVVRDPEQIPGVARLGPDPLADDFDEVRFAELLKGERRQLKGALRDQSLIAGVGNAYSDEILHAARMSPFKLASSLRPEETRRLYEALRSTLTEAVERSRGLAAGRLKAEKKSGLRVHGRAGELCPVCGDTIREVSFSDSALQYCPTCQTGGKPLADRRMSRLLK, encoded by the coding sequence ATGCCGGAACTGCCCGAGGTCGAAGCGCTCAAGGACTTTCTGGCCGACCATCTCGTCGGTCGTGAGGTCGTGCGCGTGCTGCCCGTCGCGATCAGTGTCCTGAAGACGTACGACCCGCCCGTCAGCGCCTTCGAGGGGCGCGAGGTGACAGCCGTGCACCGGCACGGCAAGTTCCTCGACATCGAGGCGGACGGCCTGCACTTCGTGACGCACCTGGCCCGTGCGGGCTGGCTGCACTGGAAGGACACGCTGCCCGACGGACCGCCCCGTCCGGGCAAGGGCCCGCTCGCGCTGCGGGTCGCGCTGGAGACCGGCGAGGGCTTCGACCTCACCGAGGCCGGCACCCAGAAGCGGCTCGCCGTGTATGTGGTGCGGGACCCGGAGCAGATCCCCGGCGTGGCCCGGCTCGGCCCCGACCCGCTCGCGGACGACTTCGACGAGGTGCGGTTCGCCGAGTTGCTGAAGGGCGAGCGGCGACAGCTCAAGGGCGCGCTGCGCGACCAGAGCCTGATCGCGGGTGTGGGCAACGCGTACAGCGACGAGATCCTGCACGCCGCCAGGATGTCGCCCTTCAAGCTCGCCTCCTCGCTGAGACCCGAGGAGACACGACGCCTGTACGAGGCGCTGCGCTCCACGCTCACCGAGGCCGTCGAGCGCTCCCGCGGACTGGCCGCCGGACGTCTGAAGGCGGAGAAGAAGAGCGGGCTGCGGGTGCACGGCAGGGCGGGCGAGCTCTGTCCGGTGTGCGGCGACACCATCCGCGAGGTCTCCTTCAGCGACTCCGCGCTGCAGTACTGCCCGACCTGCCAGACGGGCGGCAAGCCGCTGGCGGACCGCCGGATGTCCCGCCTCCTCAAGTAG
- a CDS encoding CapA family protein: protein MTTRRRHTTAALAAVLIAATAGCQAQQAPATHAPQSGLPGAPAPSAPPGFTLVASGDVLPYTSVIERANFDAGGHGYDFRPMFAAVMPVVSGADLAICHMETVYGADGHYTGYPTFKSPPQVAVGLAATGYDACSTASDHSLDDGAAGIRRTLDAFDQVGLRHAGTARTADEANSVTMMRAGDANVAHLAYTYDTNGLPLPMGQPWAVNLIDPVRIIADARAARKAGADVVVVSLHWGTEWQDAPNEQQLRLSKELTASVTNGRPDIDLILGTHAHVPQAYEKVNGTWVIYGMGDQVAGEMYNHQGVQDPRGNESTMGRFTFAPPAHKGGRWEVTKAEFIPQAYDLDAGRVVNLNAALDQGAGVGGVRDRIRDVVLSRRAAQDGLVMGQ, encoded by the coding sequence ATGACCACACGCAGGCGACACACCACCGCGGCCCTCGCGGCCGTACTCATCGCGGCCACCGCGGGCTGCCAAGCGCAGCAGGCCCCGGCGACACATGCCCCGCAGAGCGGACTCCCCGGGGCCCCGGCCCCCTCCGCCCCACCCGGGTTCACCCTCGTCGCCTCCGGCGACGTGCTGCCGTACACCTCGGTCATCGAACGGGCGAACTTCGACGCGGGAGGTCACGGGTACGACTTCCGGCCGATGTTCGCGGCGGTCATGCCCGTCGTGTCCGGTGCCGATCTGGCGATCTGTCACATGGAGACCGTGTACGGCGCGGACGGCCACTACACCGGCTACCCGACGTTCAAGTCCCCGCCGCAGGTGGCCGTGGGGCTCGCCGCGACCGGCTACGACGCCTGCTCCACCGCCTCGGACCACAGCCTGGACGACGGCGCCGCCGGCATCCGGCGCACTCTGGACGCCTTCGACCAGGTGGGCCTACGGCACGCGGGAACGGCGCGCACGGCGGACGAGGCGAACAGCGTCACCATGATGCGCGCGGGCGACGCCAACGTCGCGCATCTCGCCTATACCTACGACACGAACGGGTTGCCGCTTCCGATGGGGCAGCCCTGGGCCGTCAACCTGATCGATCCGGTCAGAATCATCGCGGACGCCCGCGCCGCCCGGAAGGCGGGCGCCGACGTCGTCGTCGTATCCCTGCACTGGGGCACCGAATGGCAGGACGCGCCGAACGAGCAGCAGCTGAGGCTGAGCAAGGAGCTGACCGCCTCCGTGACGAACGGGAGGCCCGACATCGACCTGATCCTCGGCACCCACGCACACGTCCCGCAGGCGTACGAGAAGGTCAACGGCACCTGGGTCATCTACGGCATGGGCGACCAGGTCGCCGGCGAGATGTACAACCACCAGGGCGTCCAGGACCCGCGCGGCAACGAGAGCACCATGGGGCGGTTCACCTTCGCCCCGCCCGCGCACAAGGGCGGGCGGTGGGAGGTGACGAAGGCCGAGTTCATTCCGCAGGCGTACGACCTCGACGCCGGTCGCGTCGTCAACCTCAACGCCGCCCTGGACCAAGGGGCCGGGGTCGGCGGCGTACGCGACCGGATCAGGGACGTCGTCCTGAGCCGGCGCGCGGCCCAGGACGGGCTCGTCATGGGCCAGTAG
- a CDS encoding bestrophin-like domain, with product MSEWLVLVLAMAAACVVVLIVTLVRHRAAPVDEDPSETPDVIEYMSMMIGVVYAIVLGLAIAGVWEGRGVAQDHVQTEAQALHEISERVRVYPPDVRDRIRADVNTYVSHVVHTEWKTMADEGHVTAQGGRLFDRIRQDVTDYEPKTDFEAQAYQPLVDQVTAADAARNSRADSTGATMPGVVWFGLITGAVVTVGMIFALQIRRTTRELILAGLFSALIAFLLFLIWDFDAPYSRGITASAEPFTALFPHLPG from the coding sequence TTGTCGGAATGGCTTGTTCTCGTCCTCGCGATGGCGGCCGCATGCGTCGTCGTCCTCATCGTGACCCTCGTACGCCATCGGGCGGCCCCGGTGGACGAGGATCCGTCCGAGACCCCGGACGTGATCGAGTACATGAGCATGATGATCGGCGTGGTGTACGCCATCGTCCTCGGCCTGGCCATCGCCGGCGTCTGGGAGGGACGCGGCGTCGCCCAGGACCATGTGCAGACGGAGGCCCAGGCCCTGCACGAGATCTCGGAGCGGGTCCGCGTCTACCCGCCCGACGTGCGCGACCGCATCCGCGCCGACGTCAACACGTATGTCAGCCACGTGGTCCACACCGAGTGGAAGACCATGGCGGACGAGGGTCATGTGACGGCCCAGGGCGGCCGGCTCTTCGACCGTATCCGTCAGGACGTCACCGACTACGAGCCGAAGACGGACTTCGAGGCCCAGGCGTACCAGCCGCTCGTCGACCAGGTCACGGCGGCGGACGCCGCGCGCAACTCCCGCGCCGACTCGACGGGGGCGACCATGCCGGGAGTGGTGTGGTTCGGGCTGATCACCGGCGCCGTGGTCACCGTCGGCATGATCTTCGCCCTGCAGATCCGGCGCACCACCCGCGAGCTGATCCTCGCCGGGCTGTTCTCCGCCCTGATCGCCTTCCTGCTCTTCCTGATCTGGGACTTCGACGCGCCGTACAGCCGGGGGATCACCGCCTCGGCGGAACCGTTCACCGCGCTGTTCCCGCACCTTCCCGGGTGA
- a CDS encoding polysaccharide deacetylase family protein codes for MKKDQLLTRRRALIAGAAVLGAAGAAGTARVLTAEPAVKPVRSARAVSGPPAHRALKPSAYRLQPMAGYGPPHSAHPRTAVRHEPILSVSGRGRRMVLTFDDGPDPRYTPDILRTLREYDVRAMFFVCGEMAVDNKDLLSEMADDGHIVGNHTWTHPLLTKLSRSAIHSEIERTCEVIDDAYGEPPVWFRAPYGAWNRATFQIGAELGMEPLAWTVDSLDWETPGTGTIIDRVESGAAPGVVVLSHDAGGDRSQTVRALRRYLPRLLDSGYHLTVPRRQFV; via the coding sequence ATGAAAAAGGATCAGCTGCTCACCCGGCGCCGGGCGTTGATCGCCGGCGCCGCCGTCCTGGGAGCGGCCGGGGCGGCGGGCACGGCCCGCGTCCTGACCGCCGAACCGGCCGTGAAGCCGGTACGCAGTGCCCGTGCGGTATCGGGCCCACCGGCGCACCGCGCCCTGAAGCCGTCCGCCTACCGCCTCCAGCCGATGGCCGGATACGGCCCACCGCACAGCGCACACCCGCGCACCGCCGTCCGGCACGAGCCGATCCTGAGCGTGTCCGGCCGAGGCCGCCGCATGGTGCTGACCTTCGACGACGGCCCCGACCCGCGCTACACCCCGGACATCCTGCGCACCCTGCGCGAGTACGACGTGCGCGCGATGTTCTTCGTGTGCGGGGAGATGGCCGTCGACAACAAGGACCTGCTGAGCGAGATGGCCGACGACGGCCACATCGTCGGCAACCACACCTGGACCCACCCGCTGCTGACCAAGCTCTCCCGCTCGGCGATCCACTCCGAGATCGAGCGCACCTGCGAGGTCATCGACGACGCCTACGGTGAGCCGCCCGTCTGGTTCCGCGCGCCGTACGGGGCCTGGAACCGGGCCACCTTCCAGATCGGCGCCGAACTGGGCATGGAGCCGCTGGCCTGGACGGTCGACTCCCTCGACTGGGAGACCCCGGGCACCGGCACCATCATCGACCGGGTCGAGAGCGGAGCCGCCCCGGGCGTCGTCGTCCTCTCGCACGACGCGGGCGGCGACCGCTCGCAGACCGTACGGGCGCTGCGTCGCTATCTGCCGCGGCTGCTGGATTCCGGCTATCACCTCACCGTGCCGCGACGGCAATTCGTGTAG
- a CDS encoding SCO0930 family lipoprotein — protein sequence MKTSWRSASLVAAAAAVLALTTACGQEQGTQSTGSQNVGATAAAGDYGTSTTAGNGYGADSKDQQSAAAQAEAAGQLTVAESTQLGKVLTDSAGFTLYRFDKDTAEPPKSSCDGDCAKAWPPVPAEGAEAATGVDKALLGEVTRSDGTKQLTIAGWPMYRYAKDTKAGDTNGQGVGGTWFASAPNGKKATLADLPGLSVRNDPKLGDIVVDKNGMTVYRFMKDQAWPVSKSACTGACLEKWPAVAPVSANDTKGVKKKGLMGFTRPDGIKQMTVNCWPIYTFSGDTAPGDTNGQGVGGTWYAVSPEGKPVGASE from the coding sequence ATGAAGACCTCCTGGCGGAGCGCCTCACTCGTAGCGGCAGCTGCGGCCGTGCTGGCGCTCACGACGGCGTGCGGTCAGGAACAGGGCACCCAGTCGACGGGGAGCCAGAACGTGGGTGCGACCGCCGCCGCCGGTGATTACGGAACGAGCACGACCGCCGGCAATGGCTACGGCGCCGATTCCAAGGACCAGCAGAGCGCCGCGGCCCAGGCGGAAGCCGCGGGTCAGCTCACCGTTGCGGAGAGCACGCAGCTCGGCAAGGTGCTGACCGACAGTGCCGGCTTCACCCTCTACCGCTTCGACAAGGACACGGCCGAGCCGCCCAAGTCGAGCTGTGACGGTGACTGCGCGAAGGCCTGGCCGCCCGTGCCCGCCGAGGGTGCCGAGGCCGCCACCGGTGTGGACAAGGCGCTTCTTGGCGAGGTCACGCGGTCGGACGGCACGAAGCAGCTGACCATCGCCGGCTGGCCGATGTACCGGTACGCGAAGGACACCAAGGCCGGGGACACCAACGGCCAGGGTGTGGGCGGCACTTGGTTCGCGTCGGCCCCCAACGGCAAGAAGGCGACGCTGGCCGACCTGCCCGGCCTGTCGGTCCGCAACGACCCGAAGCTCGGTGACATCGTCGTCGACAAGAACGGCATGACGGTCTACCGCTTCATGAAGGACCAGGCCTGGCCGGTCTCGAAGTCGGCCTGCACCGGTGCCTGCCTGGAGAAGTGGCCCGCGGTCGCGCCGGTCTCCGCGAACGACACCAAGGGCGTCAAGAAGAAGGGCCTCATGGGCTTCACCCGCCCGGACGGCATCAAGCAGATGACGGTCAACTGCTGGCCCATTTACACCTTCTCCGGTGACACGGCTCCCGGGGACACCAACGGTCAGGGCGTCGGCGGCACGTGGTACGCCGTCTCGCCCGAAGGAAAGCCGGTCGGCGCGTCGGAGTAG